The following proteins come from a genomic window of Sorghum bicolor cultivar BTx623 chromosome 3, Sorghum_bicolor_NCBIv3, whole genome shotgun sequence:
- the LOC8059208 gene encoding ultraviolet-B receptor UVR8, whose product MPPKVVAVAAGEAHTLALTGDGQVYSWGRGPFGRLGTGREDDELVPTAVAPAVSAGGTPRPRFVAVAAGAYHSLALDDEGSLWSWGYNLYGQLGYGDQNSLFPCLVEQFQDLGSPETLNDEDQNTRDQTCLKLSSVKAGGMMSFAIDSLGGLWMWGSCPQQTDAGELCISSSSIPLPVWDFHGHTVVKVACGNEHVVAAVSVGETYTEGDLVCYAWGNNNHGQLGLGDKESRSRPVLISAFSEGSSWEVYEIACGASHTAVLANKKSSDQIESRCWTFGLGDKGQLGHGTTATICSPQPVDGLPTGSFLISLDCGLFHTTIVSSDGEVWCWGMERGLGLCPDASFSGVDEGDALYPIRVQSPETNGFRFLGPVQISCGAAHTVLVAGDGYRMWAWGRGRSGVLGRGQTADSYIPCVVMWPPLDENFQEIHEDQAGGSTSRVNDRTSTELTQKLSAASEELQFLRSKLTLMERYANILHISIFRKPLDERALPRSLQESSVFDIRKEFENILDAADTDELNRLEIFYRSMLSGVKDKLLKRRVQEMVQQCIISLSAGRQNP is encoded by the exons ATGCCGCCCAAGGtggtcgccgtcgccgcgggcGAGGCCCACACACTCGCCCTCACGG GTGACGGGCAGGTGTACTCCTGGGGCAGGGGGCCGTTCGGTCGCCTCGGGACCGGCCGCGAGGACGACGAGCTGGTCCCCACCGCGGTGGCGCCCGCGGTCTCTGCCGGCGGGACACCGCGGCCCAGgttcgtcgccgtcgccgctggTGCCTACCATAGCCTTGCGCTGGACG ATGAAGGTTCACTCTGGTCATGGGGTTACAATCTCT ATGGTCAACTTGGTTATGGGGATCAGAATTCCCTTTTTCCATGTTTGGTTGAGCAATTTCAGGATCTAGGTTCTCCTGAAACACTGAATGATGAAGACCAGAACACACGTGATCAGACTTGTTTAAAG CTGTCTTCTGTCAAAGCTGGTGGCATGATGTCATTTGCCATAGACAGTTTGGGGGGGCTTTGGATGTGGGGAAGTTGCCCACAGCAGACTGATGCTGGAGAGTTATGTATTTCGAGTAGCTCTATCCCACTACCTGTGTGGGATTTCCATGGACACACTGTTGTTAAGGTTGCCTGTGGTAATGAGCATGTAGTAGCTGCAGTTAGTGTTGGCGAGACCTATACTGAAGGTGACCTTGTTTGTTATGCTTGGGGAAATAACAACCATGGTCAGTTGGGTCTAGGTGACAAGGAAAGTAGATCTCGTCCTGTGCTTATCTCAGCATTTAGCGAAGGATCTTCTTGGGAGGTGTATGAAATTGCATGCGGGGCTTCCCACACTGCAGTCCTCGCAAATAAGAAGTCTTCTGACCAGATAGAATCTCGGTGCTGGACATTTGGCCTTGGTGACAAGGGGCAGCTTGGCCATGGAACCACAGCCACCATTTGCTCACCACAACCTGTCGATGGACTACCAACCGGATCCTTCCTTATTTCTCTTGACTGTGGATTGTTCCACACAACCATAGTCTCCTCTGATGGAGAGGTGTGGTGCTGGGGAATGGAGAGAGGTCTTGGACTGTGCCCAGATGCTAGCTTTTCGGGAGTTGATGAAGGGGATGCTTTATATCCAATAAGGGTTCAGTCTCCTGAGACAAATGGGTTCAGGTTTCTTGGTCCAGTGCAGATCTCCTGTGGAGCTGCACACACTGTTCTTGTTGCTGGTGATGGGTATAGGATGTGGGCATGGGGCAGAGGCCGCAGTGGTGTACTTGGGAGAGGCCAGACTGCTGACAGTTACATACCCTGTGTTGTGATGTGGCCTCCTCTTGATGAGAACTTCCAAGAGATCCATGAGGACCAAGCGGGAGGATCAACATCAAGAGTGAATGATCGCACTAGCACCGAGTTAACTCAGAAGCTATCTGCTGCCTCAGAGGAGTTGCAATTCCTAAGATCAAAACTGACACTGATGGAGAGATATGCCAATATACTTCACATCTCAATCTTTCGTAAGCCACTTGATGAACGGGCGCTACCACGTTCACTTCAGGAATCTTCTGTCTTTGATATCAGAAAGGAATTTGAGAACATTTTGGATGCAGCAGACACTGATGAACTTAATCGTTTGGAGATCTTCTACCGCAGCATGCTTTCTGGCGTGAAAGATAAGCTTCTGAAGAGAAGAGTCCAAGAGATGGTCCAACAATGCATAATTTCACTCTCAGCAGGGAGGCAAAACCCTTAA
- the LOC8059207 gene encoding CASP-like protein 3A1, with protein sequence MGSIGNGRSDSVVGIQMPPAGSKMVLEPEALQVTTSPVPRWPRLGVVMVATRAVAMVMALLSMSLMVSSKQRGILTIFGIEIPLDANWSFSYSLQFLVAMSTASAAYSLAQLLLIAHKAVKKSPIVPSRRHAWLLFAGDQVFSLAMMSAGSAAAAVANLNRTGIRHTALPNFCKPLPRFCDLSAVSIACAFLSCVFLAASAVIDVIWLSSP encoded by the exons ATGGGTTCCATTGGTAATGGCCGAAGTGACTCGGTGGTCGGCATCCAGATGCCACCGGCGGGGAGCAAGATGGTGCTGGAGCCTGAGGCTCTTCAGGTGACCACATCTCCGGTGCCAAGATGGCCACGGCTGGGTGTGGTTATGGTGGCAACCCGAGCTGTAGCCATGGTGATGGCACTGCTCTCGATGTCGCTAATGGTGTCCTCCAAGCAGCGAGGCATTCTCACCATCTTTGGCATCGAGATCCCGCTCGATGCCAATTGGTCCTTTTCTTATTCCCTGCA ATTCTTGGTTGCGATGTCTACAGCTTCAGCTGCCTACTCGCTGGCACAACTCCTCTTGATTGCACACAAGGCCGTGAAGAAATCCCCCATTGTTCCTTCTAGACGCCACGCATGGCTGCTTTTTGCCGGGGATCAG GTGTTTTCGCTTGCAATGATGAGCGCTGGATCcgctgcggcggcggtggccaATCTGAACCGCACCGGCATCCGGCACACGGCCCTCCCCAACTTCTGCAAGCCCCTGCCACGTTTCTGCGACCTCTCGGCGGTCTCCATCGCGTGTGCCTTCCTCAGCTGCGTCTTCCTCGCGGCTTCCGCCGTCATCGATGTCATCTGGTTGTCAAGTCCGTGA